Within the Opitutales bacterium genome, the region CGAAAACACACCCTCTACGCTGAGGAAAGACAACTGATGAGTCGCATTCAGCACTTTGTTGAAAAAATATCCCAACTCCGCGTGCTTGTGGTCGGGGACATTATATTTGACCGCTATATTTTTGGTGCGGCACAGCGCATCTCTAGTGAGGCTCCCGTTCCCGTCATAGAAGTAGGCAGCGAAGCTGATGTTGCTGGTGGGGCAGCCAATGTTGCTATGAATATCGCCAGCATCGGTGGACAGGTCAGCCTGATGGGAACTGTGGGCTGCGATACAGCTTTTGACGCTTTGCGAGCAATTTTGGAACGCTCCCAGATCCATTGTGACGCGATCGAGGCCTCACCAGAACGCAGCACTGTCGAAAAAACCCGCGTATTGGCTCAGCGCCAACAAGTCTGTCGTATCGATCGAGAAGGTCCTTTCAATTCATACCAACTCAGCGATGCGTCCCTCCACGCTCTCAGCCTTGAATCCTTCGATCTAGTGATCGTTTCAGACTACAGTAAAGGCACAGTAGATGACCGCTTACTGAAGCGGCTCAAGATACTGGCAGGCGATACTCCGATCTGCATCGACCCAAAACCGCCCCGCGTTCGTGATTATTCCGACCTGACCCTGATCAAGCCCAACAAAAAGGAAGCTCTC harbors:
- a CDS encoding bifunctional hydroxymethylpyrimidine kinase/phosphomethylpyrimidine kinase, with the protein product MSRIQHFVEKISQLRVLVVGDIIFDRYIFGAAQRISSEAPVPVIEVGSEADVAGGAANVAMNIASIGGQVSLMGTVGCDTAFDALRAILERSQIHCDAIEASPERSTVEKTRVLAQRQQVCRIDREGPFNSYQLSDASLHALSLESFDLVIVSDYSKGTVDDRLLKRLKILAGDTPICIDPKPPRVRDYSDLTLIKPNKKEALLLAGQDPAGPFNAESVITELHSRYQPKHIVITLGSEGMLLSSAGKPTEALPTEAREVFDVSGAGDTVISLLGPALALGYSLQEAAVFANIAAGIVVGRMGTYAIKREDLIDPNLICETGDS